From Plasmodium chabaudi chabaudi strain AS genome assembly, chromosome: 12, the proteins below share one genomic window:
- a CDS encoding conserved Plasmodium protein, unknown function (pfam_scan;Pfam:PF14469.2; E()=3.4E-5;score=23.4;query 5-116;description=AKAP28;~iprscan;InterPro:IPR011992 : EF-hand domain pair;Superfamily:SSF47473; score=2.68E-11;query 467-613;description=EF-hand domain pair;~iprscan;InterPro:IPR025663 : A-kinase anchor protein 28kDa;Pfam:PF14469; score=6.2E-5;query 5-116;description=A-kinase anchor protein 28kDa), which translates to MDERIELLISIINKWTNKYAHKIYVTGQDEEKREHYYKVIFFHQNNNEPIPKYKIDTYFIITELGTTNLDPLNDYTNSDEKYFVSFKFENETLTRTLDMNLNYEAWIDKLIKDKERLRGFINLSSKFMKTRFAKAVPKSEISLILEKIKEDRELLRKNNQENQKPDELINENILNKKCFYDQTYELEKMNSQTHLNNIDKNKLDRNKKENYINDKLNEALSFLKSYLYRYLSNADIKKRGKLKHNYYVEILKMVNYKFCISYFHFENKKSKEKTGEQELNETTSGSENYFFCDTDEDDCLSVNENSEEESKDKQTTGEKEDRKYLSNLFNINNKEIDLIKNCDIYINNNFNGSDIFFGTPDEIPRNSNIFIFDNSNEKGDRNNIGSYYKYIFTNNYYDFLLYISYSDEEDNGFIYYNNYVNNLPKYLYELNKNRELFVDMNFEDLVLYKQLIYACYEKELNFLYDTLLYQFKKYDLCDSGYIHRTKFKKILEENNHIISKQEYKLLIHIFHYNDDNYVYYKNIKEVILRLRFEGIRNSIFERNADLLQKYLCEQLVKHNLKNKKKIHIFDCKHVLDNCDKLYLNKNTIHTILCSLDFDKNLELDINLFLKMSITIITSMIKLENMQMIYNIINDDKQKKEDCQTEGTTGVFSKKKTIRIAEKANIPAQELVEITLTKLFKVLDEKNEDHLKIIDFIETLLESNKKKKIIDIKEICKLSKKELQGFVAEIDTEPKKKSFMNDQNKNNRSFEVYKNRKIHYASHIHKWCSKTYQIRSCEYYNYFFNHPHDLVKLNEDINKRILFCEEEKELF; encoded by the exons ATGGATGAAAGAATAGAATTACTAATTagtataataaacaaatggACAAACAA GTATGCccacaaaatatatgtcaCGGGGCAGGATGAAGAAAAGAGGGAACATTA TTATaaagtaatttttttccaccAAAACAATAATGAACCTATTcccaaatataaaatagacacctattttataataacagAATTAGGTACAACTAATTTAGACCCCCTTAATGATTATACAAATAgtgatgaaaaatattttgtatcatttaaatttgaaaatgaaaCGCTAACACGAACTTTAGATATGAACTTGAATTATGAAGCATGGATCGATAA ACTAATAAAAGACAAAGAGAGATTGAGAGGATTCATAAATTTGTCATCCAA GTTTATGAAAACGAGATTTGCAAAGGCAGTTCCTAAATCTGAAATTTCATTAATACTCGAAAAGATAAAAGAAGATAGAGAAttattaagaaaaaataatcaagaaaatcaaaaaccagatgaattaataaatgaaaatatattgaataaaaaatgtttctATGATCAAACATATGAgttagaaaaaatgaattcaCAAAcacatttaaataatatagataaaaataagttaGATCGAAATAAGaaggaaaattatataaatgataaattaaatgaagCTTTATCTTTTCTCAAATCGTATCTTTATCGTTACCTTTCCAATGCggacattaaaaaaaggg GAAAGCTTAAGCATAACTATTACGTTGAGATACTAAAAATGGTAAACTacaaattttgtattagctattttcattttgaaaataaaaaaagtaaagaaaaaacTGGGGAGCAAGAACTAAATGAAACTACAAGTGGGTcggaaaattattttttttgtgacaCGGATGAAGATGATTGTTTAAGtgtaaatgaaaattcGGAAGAGGAAAGTAAAGATAAACAGACGACTGGAGAAAAAGAAgatagaaaatatttatctaatttatttaatattaataataaagaaatagatcttattaaaaattgtgatatatatataaataataattttaatgggtctgatatattttttggtaCCCCTGATGAAATACCACGTAActctaatatatttatttttgacaatagtaatgaaaaaggtgatagaaataatataggctcctattataaatacatatttacaaaCAACTATTacgattttttattatacatttcATATTCGGATGAAGAAGACAAtggatttatatattacaacaattatgtaaataatttgccaaaatatttatatgaattaaataagAATAGAGAATTATTTGTAGATATGAATTTTGAAGACTtagttttatataaacaattaatatatgcatgttaTGAAAAggaattaaattttttatatgatacccttttatatcaatttaaaaaatatgatttatGTGATAGTGGATATATTCATCGAactaaatttaaaaaaatacttgAGGAAAATAACCATATTATATCAAAGcaagaatataaattattaattcatatttttcactATAACGATGataattatgtttattacaaaaatattaaggAAGTTATTTTAAGGCTCAG ATTCGAAGGGATAAGAAACAGCATTTTTGAAAGGAATGCAgatttattacaaaaatatttatgcgAACAATTAGTAAagcataatttaaaaaataaaaagaaaattcatatatttgattGTAAACATGTTTTAGATAACTgtgataaattatatttaaataaaaatacgaTTCATACAATATTATGCTCATTagattttgataaaaatttagaattagatataaatttgtttttaaaaatgtcaattactattattactaGCATGATCAAATTAGAAAACATGCAAATgatatacaatattattaatgatgacaaacaaaaaaaagaggaTTGCCAAACTGAAGGAACAACTGGGGTCttctcaaaaaaaaagacaataCGCATTGCAGAAAAG GCAAATATACCAGCACAGGAATTAGTAGAAATCACcttaacaaaattattcaaagtgctagatgaaaaaaatgaag accatttaaaaataatcgaTTTTATTGAAACATTATTggaatcaaataaaaagaaaaaaatcatagatataaaagaaatatgtaAGTTAAGCAAAAAAGAGTTACAAGGGTTTGTAGCAGAAATCGATACAGAaccaaaaaagaaaagtttTATGAatgatcaaaataaaaacaacaGAAGTTTTGAGgtttacaaaaatagaaaaatccATTATGCTTctcatatacataaatgGTGTTCAAAAACATATCAAATAag aTCTTGTGAATACTACAACTACTTTTTCAATCACCCTCACGATCTTGTTAAATTGAAC GaagatattaataaaaggaTACTGTTTTGTGaggaagaaaaagaattattttaa
- a CDS encoding FAD synthetase, putative (term=annotation;date=20181130;qualifier=added_GO:0003919;qualifier=added_GO:0006747;curatorName=ucb@sanger.ac.uk;~;query 270-324; ~;query 247-269; ~;query 1-246; ~;query 285-285;GPI_cleavage_site_score=0.348;~tmhmm; query 1-325; ~pfam_scan;Pfam:PF01507.15; E()=5.7E-21;score=75.2;query 110-290;description=PAPS_reduct;~iprscan;InterPro:IPR002500 : Phosphoadenosine phosphosulphate reductase;Pfam:PF01507; score=5.9E-21;query 110-290;description=Phosphoadenosine phosphosulphate reductase;~iprscan;Superfamily:SSF52402; score=1.53E-26;query 84-280;description=null) — MEEWKDYSKSLELYERIEKLHKEHVDEINKLKDSNHNEIKSCDTYINNENQLGNYKKNRDIIKPSMYNYDVMNYYKDEFILKKKILELSEDIITAIDHIYDMFRLCKENVFLSFNGGKDAVVILHLFRCAYAKYLYDIKGKIIKPKLIYFKDDENEFPEVYQFLNECVYIYDFDINVINGKWEASITNFIEIIQTQYKDSCVEKLNIKTTPSCLLPPPIAFINGTRYNDTNSEKLNILNVSSKGLPPYLYLNPIFYWTYGAVWTFILYFKIDYCILYDHGYSSIGSMNDTIKNEFLKCNDCYLPAYFLKNWEYERYNRLFHKKK, encoded by the coding sequence ATGGAAGAGTGGAAAGATTATTCAAAATCATTGGAGTTGTATGAAAGAATTGAAAAACTACATAAAGAGCATGTTGATgagataaataaattaaaggATTCCAAtcataatgaaataaaaagttgTGATACATACATAAACAATGAAAATCAGTTaggaaattataaaaaaaatcgtgATATTATAAAACCTAGTATGTATAACTATGATgtaatgaattattataaagatgaattcatattaaaaaaaaaaattttagaaCTATCTGAAGATATTATTACAGCAATAGatcatatttatgataTGTTTCGTCTTTGTAAagaaaatgtatttttatcatttaatgGAGGAAAAGACGCTGTTgttattttacatttatttcGATGTGCATATgcaaaatatttgtatgaTATAAAGggtaaaataataaaacccaaattaatttattttaaggATGATGAAAACGAATTTCCTGAAgtttatcaatttttaaatgaatgtgtgtatatatatgattttgATATAAATGTTATTAATGGTAAATGGGAAGCTAGtataacaaattttattgaaaTTATTCAAACACAATATAAAGATAGTTGtgtagaaaaattaaatataaagacaACACCCTCTTGCTTATTACCCCCTCCTATAGCATTTATTAACGGGACAAGATATAATGATACAAATAgcgaaaaattaaatattttaaatgttaGTTCAAAAGGACTTCCaccttatttatatttaaatcctatattttattggaCATATGGAGCTGTTTggacttttattttatattttaaaatagattattgtattttatatgatcaTGGATATTCTTCTATAGGCTCTATGAACGatactattaaaaatgaatttttaaaatgcaATGATTGTTATTTACCTGcctattttttgaaaaattggGAATACGAAAGATATAACAGATtgtttcataaaaaaaaataa
- a CDS encoding prohibitin 2, putative (term=annotation;date=20180419;qualifier=removed_product=prohibitin, putative;qualifier=added_product=prohibitin 2, putative;qualifier=added_literature=pmid:29669282;qualifier=added_gene_name=phb2;qualifier=added_GO:0005739;curatorName=ucb@sanger.ac.uk;~pfam_scan;Pfam:PF01145.21; E()=8.1E-22;score=77.9;query 42-219;description=Band_7;~iprscan;InterPro:IPR001107 : Band 7 protein;SMART:SM00244; score=3.0E-33;query 39-200;description=Band 7 domain;~iprscan;InterPro:IPR001107 : Band 7 protein;Pfam:PF01145; score=1.3E-21;query 42-219;description=Band 7 domain;~iprscan;InterPro:IPR036013 : Band 7/SPFH domain superfamily;Superfamily:SSF117892; score=4.45E-15;query 71-207;description=Band 7/SPFH domain superfamily;~iprscan;InterPro:IPR000163 : Prohibitin;PRINTS:PR00679; score=8.4E-65;query 124-142;description=Prohibitin;~iprscan;InterPro:IPR000163 : Prohibitin;PRINTS:PR00679; score=8.4E-65;query 101-120;description=Prohibitin;~iprscan;InterPro:IPR000163 : Prohibitin;PRINTS:PR00679; score=8.4E-65;query 218-234;description=Prohibitin;~iprscan;InterPro:IPR000163 : Prohibitin;PRINTS:PR00679; score=8.4E-65;query 170-189;description=Prohibitin;~iprscan;InterPro:IPR000163 : Prohibitin;PRINTS:PR00679; score=8.4E-65;query 195-218;description=Prohibitin;~iprscan;InterPro:IPR000163 : Prohibitin;PRINTS:PR00679; score=8.4E-65;query 147-163;description=Prohibitin;~iprscan;InterPro:IPR000163 : Prohibitin;PRINTS:PR00679; score=8.4E-65;query 83-99;description=Prohibitin), translated as MNNPQNFDIHNLRRVGKLGVTVGTILGLTSFGSWLLNNSLYNVEAGKRAIKYNRLFGLSNKIYGEGTHFLIPYFERSIIYDVRTKPRVLMSLTGSRDLQMVNITCRVLSRPNEYKLVEIYRTLGKEYDEKVLPSIINEVLKSVVAQYNASQLITQREVVSKSVREQLVRRAKDFNILLDDASITHLSFSAEYEKAVEAKQVAQQEAERSKYIVLKAEQEKKSTIIKAQGEAEVAKLIGLAVKDNPAFMELKKIELSKEVSNIISKCQNKVMLPAESLLINFSK; from the coding sequence atGAATAACCCTCAAAACTTTGATATACATAATCTGAGAAGAGTAGGGAAACTTGGAGTAACTGTAGGGACAATACTTGGTTTAACATCATTTGGTAGTTGGCTACTTAACAACAGTTTATACAATGTAGAGGCAGGAAAAAGagcaataaaatataatagattATTTGgtttatcaaataaaatatatggtgAAGgaacacattttttaataccaTATTTTGAAAGATCAATTATTTATGATGTTAGAACAAAACCAAGAGTATTAATGTCCTTAACGGGTTCAAGAGATTTACAAATGGTTAATATTACATGTCGTGTATTATCTAGAcctaatgaatataaattagtTGAAATTTATCGAACCTTAGGTAAAGAATATGATGAAAAGGTATTACCTTCTATTATTAACGAAGTATTAAAAAGTGTAGTAGCACAATATAATGCTTCTCAATTAATTACGCAGAGAGAAGTTGTAAGCAAATCAGTAAGAGAACAGTTAGTTCGTCGAGCAAAAGATTTTAATATCCTACTTGATGATGCATCAATTACTCATTTAAGTTTTAGTGCtgaatatgaaaaagcTGTTGAAGCAAAACAAGTAGCACAACAAGAAGCAGAAAGAAgcaaatatattgttttaaaagcagaacaagaaaaaaaatcgacTATTATTAAAGCTCAAGGAGAAGCTGAAGTTGCTAAATTAATTGGGCTAGCTGTTAAAGATAATCCAGCTTTTatggaattaaaaaaaatcgaattATCTAAAGAAGtttcaaatataatttcaaaATGCCAAAATAAAGTTATGTTACCTGCTGAATCATTActcattaatttttcaaagtaa